One segment of Thermogemmatispora onikobensis DNA contains the following:
- the purH gene encoding bifunctional phosphoribosylaminoimidazolecarboxamide formyltransferase/IMP cyclohydrolase gives MRAIISVANRERLDELGRALAERQVTIFATGGTAAALQSAGVAVQPVSGLIQFPEILGGRVKTLHPHIYGGILARRSDPAHMRELEEHGIVPIDLVAVNLYPFIETVAREGVSLEEAQEQIDIGGVALIRAAAKNFQDVVVLVRPQDYELVLQEWQERGEVSQETRRRLAAIAFQYTASYDTAIAEYLRSQDTDYFPEELTLPLQRIQALRYGENPHQRAAFYRWGGLSTVKESRPAVATAEVLHGKELSFNNLLDLDAALAAAGSFAAPTVAIIKHTNPCGLACGDTLLEAYRKAHAGDPVSAYGGIIGCNRPVEVDVAQEIHQLFYEAVIAPEFTPEALAILRQKKNIRLLATHAPIDPSTLNAQIFKSGRFDIRSVSGGVLLQTADFIGEHELEYRVVTERKPTLEEMTDLMFAWKVVRHVKSNAIVLAHKLAVVGVGAGQMNRVTSVQLAVEKAGERARGAVLASDAFFPFADGVEAAAKAGVTAIIQPGGSIRDEDSIRVANQHAIAMIFTGKRHFRH, from the coding sequence ATGCGAGCAATCATCAGCGTAGCCAATCGCGAACGTCTAGACGAGCTAGGGCGGGCCCTGGCAGAGCGCCAGGTGACCATCTTTGCCACTGGGGGAACCGCGGCGGCCCTCCAAAGCGCTGGCGTAGCGGTGCAACCAGTCAGCGGCCTCATCCAATTTCCAGAGATCCTCGGGGGGCGAGTCAAGACCCTCCACCCCCATATTTATGGTGGCATTCTGGCGCGGCGCTCTGACCCGGCCCACATGCGCGAGCTAGAAGAGCACGGCATTGTTCCCATCGATCTGGTGGCCGTTAATCTCTATCCGTTTATCGAGACCGTCGCCCGTGAAGGCGTGAGCCTGGAAGAAGCCCAGGAGCAAATCGACATTGGGGGTGTCGCCCTCATTCGCGCCGCTGCCAAGAACTTCCAGGATGTCGTTGTCCTGGTGCGTCCCCAGGATTACGAGCTGGTCCTGCAGGAGTGGCAGGAGCGTGGGGAAGTCAGCCAGGAGACCCGGCGCCGGCTGGCCGCCATTGCCTTCCAGTATACAGCCAGTTATGATACGGCCATTGCCGAATATCTACGCAGCCAGGACACCGACTACTTCCCCGAGGAACTGACCCTACCTCTGCAGCGTATTCAGGCCCTACGCTACGGCGAGAATCCCCATCAGCGGGCGGCCTTCTACCGCTGGGGAGGCCTCTCAACCGTCAAAGAGTCTCGACCGGCGGTTGCCACGGCTGAAGTCCTGCATGGCAAGGAGCTTTCTTTCAACAACCTGCTTGACCTGGACGCAGCCCTGGCTGCCGCTGGCAGCTTTGCCGCCCCTACGGTTGCCATCATCAAGCATACCAACCCTTGTGGCCTGGCCTGCGGCGATACCCTGCTCGAAGCCTATCGCAAAGCCCATGCCGGAGACCCGGTCTCGGCCTATGGCGGGATCATCGGCTGCAACCGGCCCGTAGAGGTCGACGTGGCCCAAGAAATTCATCAGCTCTTCTACGAGGCAGTCATCGCCCCCGAATTCACGCCCGAGGCCCTGGCCATCCTGCGCCAGAAAAAAAACATTCGTCTGCTTGCCACGCATGCCCCCATTGATCCCTCGACACTCAACGCCCAGATCTTCAAATCCGGGCGCTTTGACATCCGCAGCGTCAGCGGCGGGGTCCTGCTCCAGACAGCCGACTTCATTGGCGAGCACGAGCTAGAATATCGCGTCGTCACCGAACGCAAACCGACGCTTGAAGAAATGACCGATCTCATGTTCGCCTGGAAAGTCGTGCGCCACGTCAAATCGAATGCCATCGTCCTGGCGCATAAGCTGGCCGTCGTAGGGGTCGGGGCTGGCCAGATGAACCGCGTCACCAGCGTGCAACTGGCCGTCGAGAAAGCCGGCGAGCGTGCCCGGGGGGCTGTCCTGGCCTCAGACGCCTTCTTCCCCTTTGCCGATGGCGTCGAGGCTGCCGCCAAAGCCGGAGTGACGGCCATCATTCAACCTGGTGGCTCCATTCGCGACGAGGACTCTATCCGCGTTGCCAACCAGCACGCCATCGCCATGATCTTCACCGGCAAGCGACACTTCCGCCATTAG